The proteins below are encoded in one region of Rhododendron vialii isolate Sample 1 chromosome 7a, ASM3025357v1:
- the LOC131332863 gene encoding uncharacterized protein LOC131332863 — translation MKTKAVAAVTKDVVRSGLIEKVIPAIQSKWPRSSVGETIYIQQDNARPHIKPNDAEFHEAATRNGFDIRLTNQPPNSPDLNVLNLGYFNAIQSLQHQEAPRTIDQLMNAVEKSFDKLSSHKLDSVFLSLQACMVEVMKVNGGNNYKLLHIRKPQLRRDGVLPSQLECGRDVVENVLIHLQNQV, via the coding sequence ATGAAGACAAAGGCAGTTGCCGCAGTGACTAAAGATGTTGTTCGCTCGGGTTTGATTGAAAAAGTAATTCCTGCTATTCAATCAAAATGGCCTCGGTCTAGCGTGGGTGAAACTATTTATATTCAACAAGATAATGCAAGGCCTCACATCAAACCAAATGATGCTGAGTTTCACGAGGCTGCAACAAGGAATGGGTTTGATATTCGTTTAACAAATCAACCCCCAAATAGTCCTGACTTGAATGTTCTTAATCTTGGTTATTTTAACGCCATACAATCCTTGCAACATCAAGAGGCGCCTAGAACAATCGATCAACTTATGAATGCCGTGGAGAAatcttttgataaattatcATCACACAAACTCGATTCAGTTTTTTTATCTCTACAAGCTTGTATGGTTGAAGTGATGAAGGTTAATGGGGGTAATAATTACAAATTGCTGCACATTAGGAAACCCCAATTAAGGAGAGATGGAGTTCTTCCCTCTCAACTTGAATGTGGCCGAGATGTTGTGGAGAATGTGCTGATTCATTTACAGAATCAAGTTTAA